A single genomic interval of Sceloporus undulatus isolate JIND9_A2432 ecotype Alabama chromosome 2, SceUnd_v1.1, whole genome shotgun sequence harbors:
- the CCDC66 gene encoding LOW QUALITY PROTEIN: coiled-coil domain-containing protein 66 (The sequence of the model RefSeq protein was modified relative to this genomic sequence to represent the inferred CDS: deleted 1 base in 1 codon), protein MCNKNNIIKHTSRTKLNGHVLKSVQTSCEKNECFIKHKTGSRLSVTKGIKTPETLICTKNSSKEPSNKDNALIIPKDSMTTKPDHTRISVKKPLASNRKFKKHPVSDEDLRDNLVCLTQQQLEQILMAVKEGTKGISKFQDEKKETISESIESNIPADQAAEENLMGLLQKAEVPPVLSENSFISSKKQGISKHAEQKIIMNSWKPADMFSTLGERERDKTLLDAKRSQWKKELDEQVAFKKKLKETLETESKYCPFWQKTDVMRSYSEKMQMDQAKMAFSDDLSTTTEDNHTCRCVTTEATETSPSFLSSQTEQFSSFSSPDLPAAIRTAFVLGEPTPVEHPFSAVKREQQKKWLEELDKQKEADKLRKMEEKCNLSKGEEHDKWTMHFDSFRNQANTFSQCPLNTTYKKQPEVLHPSPEVQEPSPFIPASSCHLVSTEVEVSGQTIGNNISEPTQKTSFLRSMTALLDPAQIEERERRRQKQLEHQKAIMAQVEEKRKQKQLEAEQRKQEEQEEEQRLTKEQEMMKKQFEEDLFKQKQKEEIMANKTNELYQTMQKAQELAQRMKQEQRIKDLAQKGHDISKLQKNLGSGDVQYENYCTDLDVTDHHNHFSKENGSTVNRDVKTLLSSRKDTAVQTETTKTDVSPSTENSAVQIGRVDCASPDIAIEYTKVDLSSKKCKKEAHCLDNKMSEKENIVSYCNLYEQSIQKKKQLKEKNGQKPDWNINKPCKRYIPASEKYPRRLQKQREEKKARRQMELLQLVERNTPGHLSQKRVISSGRSPLTSQ, encoded by the exons ATGTgtaataaaaacaacatcatAAAACATACATCAAGAACCAAACTAAATGGACATGTTCTGAAATCCGTTCAAACTTCCTGCGAAAAGAATGAATGTTTTATAAAACACAAAACTGGATCAAGACTTTCAGTAACAAAAGGTATTAAAACACCAGAGACGTTGATATGTACTAAGAATTCATCGAAAGAACCTTCCAATAAAGACAATGCTCTTATCATCCCAAAAGATAGCATGACTACAAAGCCTGATCATACAAGAATTTCAGTTAAGAAACCTTTGGCATCCAacagaaagtttaaaaaacatcctGTTTCTGATGAGGATCTAAGAGACAATTTGGTGTGTTTAACACAACAGCAGCTTGAACAGATTTTGATGGCTGTTAAAGAAGGAACCAAAGGAATCTCCAAGTttcaggatgaaaagaaagaaacaa TATCGGAGAGCATAGAGAGCAACATTCCTGCTGATCAGGCTGCAGAAGAAAACTTAATGGGATTACTCCAGAAGGCTGAAGTTCCACCAGTTCTGAGTGAAAATAGTTTCATTTCAAGCAAAAAACAAGGCATCTCCAAGCATGCTGAACAAAAAATAATCAT GAATTCATGGAAACCAGCTGATATGTTTAGTAcactgggagaaagagagagagataaaactTTACTAGATGCCAAGAGGTCCCAGTGGAAGAAAGAACTAG ATGAACaggtagcttttaaaaaaaagctcaaaGAAACTTTGGAAACAGAATCAAAATACTGCCCATTTTGGCAGAAAACTGATGTCATGAGAAGCTACTCAGAAAAAATGCAAATGGACCAAGCtaag ATGGCATTTTCAGATGACCTGAGTACTACAACAGAAGATAACCACACTTGTAGATGTGTAACTACTGAGGCTACCGAAACATCACCCAGTTTTTTGAGTAGCCAAACGGAACAGTTTTCTAGTTTCAGTTCTCCTGATTTACCTGCTGCTATTCGGACAGCATTTGTATTAGGG gaACCAACACCAGTAGAGCATCCTTTTAGTGCTGTCAAACGTGAACAACAGAAAAAATGGCTAGAAGAGCTTGATAAACAGAAAGAAGCTGACAAACTACgaaaaatggaagagaaatgtAATTTATCAAAG GGTGAAGAGCATGACAAGTGGACAATGCATTTTGATTCCTTCAGGAATCAAGCTAACACGTTTTCACAgtgcccattaaatacaacatatAAAAAGCAGCCTGAAGTTTTACACCCTTCCCCTGAGGTTCAGGAACCATCTCCTTTTATACCTGCATCTTCATGCCATCTAGTGTCTACAGAGGTTGAAGTTTCAGGACAAACAATTGGAAACAATATTTCAGAGCCAACTCAGAAAACCAG TTTTCTTCGGTCAATGACTGCCCTTTTGGATCCTGCTCAAATTGAGGAAAGAGAGAGGCGACGTCAAAAGCAATTGGAACATCAG AAAGCCATAATGGCTCAAGTAGAAGAAAAACGGaagcagaaacaacttgaagcagaACAAAGGAAACAGGAAGAGCAAGAAGAAGAACAGAGGCTCACAAAAGAACAGGAAATGATGAAGAAGCAGTTTGAAGAAGATCTGtttaagcaaaaacaaaaagag GAAATTATGGCCAATAAGACAAATGAGCTGTATCAGACAATGCAGAAAGCTCAAGAGTTGGCCCAGAGAATGAAACAGGAACAGCGTATTAAAGATCTGGCTCAGAAGGGGCATGATATTTCTAAACTGCAGAAGAATCTTGGTAGTG GTGATGTACAGTATGAGAATTATTGTACTGATCTGGATGTCACTGATCACCACAATCACTTTTCCAAAGAAAATGGCAGTACAGTGAATCGGGATGTCAAAACTCTTCTCTCCTCGCGGAAGGACACTGCTGTACAGACAG aaACCACTAAGACTGATGTATCCCCCAGTACTGAAAATTCTGCTGTGCAGATAGGAAGAGTGGACTGTGCATCTCCTGATATTGCCATAGAATATACTAAAGTGGACTTAAGCAGCAAAAAATGTAAGAAAGAGGCACACTGTCTAGATAACAAGATGTCAGAGAAGGAGAATATTGTCAGCTATTGCAATCTATATGAACAGTCcatacaaaaaaagaaacaactcaAAGAAAAGAATGGGCAAAAACCAGACTGGAACATAAACAAGCCTTGCAAGAGGTATATTCCAGCATCAGAAAAATATCCAAGACGGCTGCAA aaacaaagggaagaaaagaaagcgCGTCGACAGATGGAACTGCTTCAGTTGGTTGAAAGAAACACTCCTGGACATCTCAGTCAAAAGAGAGTCATTTCTTCTGGTAGATCCCCCCTCACCTCGCAGTGA